The proteins below come from a single Serratia ficaria genomic window:
- a CDS encoding HlyD family secretion protein has translation MTNEENKTKLPSKKMRAFMFIFSIFLIGIVVYAVWENLNGQSTTTEDAYVEGNLVQVTTQVSGTVTHISADNTDYVQQGDSLVTINPVDARLALEKAKSQLATAVRQVRNQYATLEELKASIAVGQTSLDKARADFTRRSGLRQSIAISAEELAHSRDALNNAQAALNVTIRQYQAAQTLTQNTTLQTHPDVLEAESALREAWLDYHRTQVIAPVGGVVAQRKVQVGQHVTAGASMMSVVPLDSVWVTANFKETQLGELRAGHQVTLISDIYGRDVRYHGRVIGIEPGTGSAFSLLPAQNATGNWIKVVQRVPVRITLDPKELRQHPLRPGLSMKVSVDTRSKGTPLSALPTRRQRWSTPVYEQEDAQATAIIQEILKQNG, from the coding sequence ATGACTAATGAAGAAAACAAAACCAAGCTCCCATCTAAAAAAATGCGAGCTTTTATGTTCATATTCTCCATCTTTTTGATAGGGATCGTGGTGTATGCGGTTTGGGAAAACCTGAACGGTCAATCGACGACGACTGAAGATGCGTATGTGGAAGGGAACCTGGTTCAGGTGACAACCCAGGTTTCGGGGACAGTTACACACATATCAGCAGACAATACGGACTACGTTCAACAAGGAGATAGCTTGGTCACTATCAATCCGGTCGACGCACGTTTAGCGCTGGAGAAAGCTAAGTCACAACTTGCTACAGCGGTTCGTCAGGTGCGTAACCAATATGCAACCCTCGAAGAACTAAAAGCATCGATTGCTGTTGGCCAAACATCATTAGATAAAGCACGTGCGGACTTCACCCGCCGCTCTGGATTACGACAGAGTATTGCTATCTCCGCAGAAGAACTTGCTCATTCGCGCGATGCATTGAACAACGCCCAGGCGGCACTGAATGTTACCATTCGTCAATATCAGGCAGCGCAGACCCTGACCCAGAACACAACCTTGCAAACGCATCCTGACGTACTTGAAGCAGAGTCCGCCCTGCGAGAAGCCTGGCTCGATTATCACAGAACGCAAGTTATTGCACCTGTGGGGGGGGTCGTGGCGCAACGTAAGGTCCAGGTCGGACAACATGTGACTGCAGGGGCGTCAATGATGTCGGTGGTCCCACTGGACTCGGTGTGGGTGACAGCTAACTTTAAGGAAACGCAGTTAGGCGAATTAAGAGCCGGGCATCAAGTGACCCTGATCTCAGATATTTATGGTCGAGACGTACGCTACCACGGTCGGGTTATTGGAATCGAACCGGGTACAGGCAGTGCGTTCTCCTTATTGCCAGCGCAGAACGCTACCGGGAACTGGATAAAAGTAGTGCAACGCGTTCCGGTCCGAATTACCTTGGATCCCAAGGAATTACGTCAGCATCCTCTGCGGCCGGGCTTGTCGATGAAAGTCTCCGTTGATACGCGTTCAAAGGGAACTCCGCTATCAGCCTTGCCAACGCGCCGCCAACGCTGGAGTACGCCGGTGTATGAGCAAGAAGATGCCCAGGCAACGGCGATAATTCAGGAGATCCTGAAGCAAAATGGCTAA
- a CDS encoding MFS transporter has protein sequence MKLNTSVFALAMGAFGIGVTEFAPMGMLPLIANDLHISIPTAGVLISIYALGVMIGAPLMTLLTRRVPRRTLLIGLAAIFTVGNLLSAVSSSYGILLVARLITSLNHGAFFGIGAVVAASLVPAHRQASAVSAMFMGLTIANVVGVPLAAWTGEVLGWRAAFWGISGIGIFTMAALWVTLPVIPAHAGSNVLIELKILLHRPVWIALGLTVLSSSAMFTVFTYIVPILRIETGASTSFVTAMLVTYGIGLTVGNWIGGRFTDRYPNQTLIISLAALSGTLVLFALFMPYIVPTTILVFLWGVTSFSLMPPLQMRVMAAAESAPNLASSVNIGAFNLGNAVGAALGGFIIAAGLHYPAVVVAGAVTAGLGLVAALLLHRKSDRTRLSHGDETTL, from the coding sequence ATGAAATTGAATACATCTGTATTTGCGTTAGCCATGGGAGCTTTTGGCATTGGTGTCACCGAATTTGCCCCCATGGGCATGTTGCCCCTTATTGCTAATGATCTGCATATATCCATCCCTACAGCAGGTGTATTGATCAGTATCTATGCACTGGGAGTAATGATCGGCGCCCCTCTAATGACGCTGCTCACGAGACGTGTGCCAAGACGCACACTGTTGATCGGATTGGCGGCCATCTTCACGGTAGGCAATCTGCTATCTGCAGTTTCCAGCAGTTATGGAATACTATTAGTCGCCAGGTTGATCACTTCACTCAACCATGGAGCTTTTTTTGGTATTGGCGCTGTCGTAGCGGCTAGCCTCGTCCCTGCACATCGCCAGGCTTCAGCAGTTTCCGCCATGTTTATGGGGTTGACGATTGCTAATGTGGTCGGTGTACCTCTGGCGGCGTGGACTGGGGAAGTACTTGGCTGGCGAGCCGCATTCTGGGGGATCAGTGGGATTGGCATCTTCACTATGGCTGCTCTGTGGGTGACGTTACCGGTTATTCCAGCACATGCAGGAAGTAATGTATTGATTGAACTAAAAATTCTGCTACACCGTCCTGTCTGGATCGCACTCGGCCTGACAGTGTTAAGCTCAAGCGCTATGTTCACGGTTTTCACTTATATTGTGCCTATCTTGCGAATAGAGACAGGAGCATCGACATCCTTCGTTACGGCCATGCTCGTCACCTATGGTATTGGCCTGACGGTTGGAAACTGGATCGGTGGACGGTTTACAGATCGCTACCCCAACCAGACACTGATCATATCACTCGCCGCCCTTTCAGGAACACTTGTCCTTTTTGCCCTATTTATGCCCTATATCGTACCAACTACAATACTCGTGTTCCTATGGGGCGTAACGAGTTTCTCCTTGATGCCGCCTTTGCAAATGCGCGTCATGGCAGCCGCTGAAAGTGCACCAAATTTGGCCTCATCGGTGAATATTGGTGCTTTCAATCTGGGCAATGCGGTGGGTGCAGCTCTTGGTGGATTCATCATCGCTGCAGGATTACATTATCCAGCAGTTGTCGTGGCAGGTGCAGTAACTGCAGGGCTTGGTTTGGTTGCGGCACTACTGCTTCATCGCAAATCGGACCGCACCAGACTGTCCCATGGGGATGAAACTACCCTCTAA
- a CDS encoding LysR family transcriptional regulator — MDFNDIYYFYLVAENKGYAAAERQSGLTKSLLSRRVAQLEERLNVRLIQRNSRSFALTAAGRVLHLHAIDMVKEGTAAYDSLSALTSEPNGLIRVSSPTVLAQYHLAAILPGFMTLYPQVRVTIDATDRPVQVIEERMDLVLRARKRIDDEPGLIARPLATSRLILVASPGFLEQHGVPESPAQLANMGTLSSVLDRFEGVQKWELTNNNTGEILTINHTPLLFCLNPRVQLEAVIHGIGIGLIPDVIAYQSMQERKIVQVLTPWATHNHIIHAIFPSRKNMNPAVRAFLDYLIVHLPETLRTPKLN; from the coding sequence ATGGATTTTAACGATATCTATTATTTTTATCTGGTCGCGGAAAATAAAGGTTATGCTGCTGCAGAAAGGCAGTCAGGGTTAACGAAGTCTTTATTAAGTCGTCGCGTCGCGCAGCTTGAGGAGCGGCTAAATGTGCGTCTTATTCAGAGAAACTCGCGTAGTTTTGCCTTGACGGCGGCAGGCCGCGTATTGCACCTGCATGCCATTGATATGGTGAAGGAGGGAACTGCGGCCTATGACTCGTTATCTGCTTTAACGTCTGAGCCTAATGGTTTGATTCGTGTCAGCTCACCCACAGTCTTAGCGCAATACCATTTGGCCGCTATTTTGCCTGGGTTCATGACCCTCTATCCCCAAGTCCGCGTCACTATTGATGCGACCGACAGACCTGTTCAAGTAATTGAAGAACGTATGGATTTGGTTCTGCGCGCCAGAAAACGTATTGACGATGAGCCCGGTCTGATTGCTCGACCGTTGGCGACTAGTCGCCTGATCCTAGTCGCAAGTCCTGGGTTCCTCGAGCAACACGGAGTACCGGAGTCGCCCGCTCAATTGGCGAATATGGGAACGCTGAGTTCAGTGCTCGACCGTTTTGAAGGTGTACAAAAATGGGAGCTGACCAATAATAACACTGGGGAAATTTTAACAATAAATCATACCCCTTTGTTATTTTGCTTAAACCCGCGTGTTCAATTAGAAGCCGTAATACATGGGATTGGCATAGGGCTGATACCCGACGTCATCGCTTATCAGTCAATGCAGGAGAGAAAGATAGTTCAAGTGTTAACACCTTGGGCTACTCATAATCATATTATTCATGCCATATTCCCTAGCCGGAAAAATATGAACCCCGCAGTCAGGGCGTTTTTAGATTATCTTATCGTCCACTTGCCTGAAACACTTCGGACACCTAAACTAAATTAA
- a CDS encoding LysR family transcriptional regulator: MEHLNDMALFVEVVKAMSFRRASEAIAIPTSTLSRRISSLEKAIGLRLLHRTTRKIELTEAGIIYYDRCRRIIEEARLAHEQLGEMLAQPTGVLRASLPVDFAVIYMSALIAEFSQQYPGISFEFDLTPRRVDLVTEPFDIAIRMGEQPDSNLIARQLATLPTYLYASPKYLENASELQHPDDLIRHECLGFPKSGQWVLHQDSEMTEVAVSGRFALNSVGMIRRLASLALGIVLLPAQVAAEEVAQGRLIQVLPQWQGNTIPVYALTETRLLPAKTQRFIEFLRERLGNSKTTT, translated from the coding sequence ATGGAACACTTGAATGATATGGCGCTGTTCGTCGAGGTCGTTAAGGCGATGAGTTTTCGTCGTGCTTCAGAGGCGATTGCAATCCCAACCTCGACGCTTTCGCGCAGGATCAGCTCACTGGAGAAAGCCATCGGGCTGCGTCTTTTGCATCGCACCACGCGCAAGATTGAGCTGACGGAAGCAGGGATTATTTACTACGATCGTTGCCGCCGTATTATAGAAGAGGCTCGTCTGGCACATGAACAGTTAGGAGAGATGCTAGCGCAACCCACCGGGGTGTTACGTGCTTCATTACCAGTTGATTTTGCCGTTATTTATATGTCAGCCCTGATTGCCGAATTTTCCCAACAATACCCTGGTATTAGCTTTGAGTTTGACCTGACTCCACGCAGAGTTGATCTAGTCACAGAACCTTTCGATATCGCGATACGTATGGGAGAACAGCCAGACTCTAATTTGATTGCCCGGCAACTCGCCACTTTACCGACCTACCTGTATGCATCGCCAAAATACTTGGAAAATGCTTCTGAACTTCAGCACCCCGACGATCTTATACGACATGAGTGCCTGGGATTTCCCAAGAGTGGTCAATGGGTATTGCATCAAGATTCGGAAATGACTGAAGTCGCTGTCAGCGGGAGGTTTGCGCTTAATAGTGTAGGTATGATTAGGCGTTTGGCCAGCCTTGCTCTGGGGATCGTATTGTTGCCAGCACAGGTGGCGGCAGAAGAAGTGGCACAGGGAAGATTGATTCAGGTATTGCCACAATGGCAAGGCAATACGATCCCTGTATATGCCCTTACAGAGACCCGGCTATTGCCCGCAAAAACCCAACGATTTATCGAGTTTCTGCGTGAGAGATTGGGGAATAGCAAAACAACGACGTGA
- a CDS encoding MFS transporter, with amino-acid sequence MANTSSWHITRPEHQTLLLLTIFLLTTLEFLQAGMIAFAAAPIMGETGSSPEEYSFVTAAYACVAIVMISLQRWLVERIGWRIYIWSSLAIFSFGAWICSQSDTYHVFLFGRVVMALGGASFMTGARVLVNLLPPSPLRFTGIKVFATGLALGTALSPFLAALAVSEDTWSALFFILIAVAIVTFMTVSFCLPWQTPPQQTKSQSHPFLLMWLAGGAFAMLWALQRSNYNFFSDLLILSVIALTGLSALIYFFNSMARFQGEPLLMVRTLFANRRYIVGLLLFSLCYLLLGANNYIIPQILQQALGYSWSTVGNWHALGLSSALVAWLIMGRIMPKRPASKKFFVTGFLALAAYGWLMSGLTPTANIMTDILPALLCNGIFIMLVMATTAVHTFREVQHNETVFSHAQQVKNMAAQFCMALGISAATIGMQWRTTVHYAVLNTYISDNNPHYTDVIEQVSALYARQATTAVADNMAFAWVAQMLKQQATLLAGLDYFLLVAMIGVVGAMVMAMQRLMK; translated from the coding sequence ATGGCTAATACATCCTCTTGGCATATTACTCGCCCAGAACACCAAACACTGCTGCTGCTGACAATTTTTCTGTTGACGACGTTAGAGTTTTTGCAGGCAGGTATGATCGCTTTCGCCGCCGCACCCATTATGGGTGAAACGGGTAGTTCTCCTGAAGAGTACAGCTTTGTCACAGCGGCTTATGCCTGCGTGGCGATCGTGATGATCTCGCTGCAACGTTGGTTGGTTGAACGTATTGGCTGGCGAATTTACATTTGGAGCTCATTGGCCATTTTTAGCTTTGGAGCCTGGATTTGTTCACAAAGCGACACCTACCATGTATTTCTGTTTGGCAGGGTAGTTATGGCTCTCGGTGGCGCGTCATTTATGACGGGAGCCAGAGTGTTAGTCAACCTGTTACCTCCCAGCCCGCTTCGCTTTACAGGTATCAAAGTTTTTGCCACCGGGCTTGCGTTGGGCACCGCGTTATCCCCGTTCCTTGCGGCACTGGCCGTTAGTGAAGACACTTGGTCAGCATTGTTCTTTATCCTGATAGCTGTCGCTATAGTGACCTTTATGACCGTATCGTTCTGTCTGCCTTGGCAGACACCGCCGCAACAGACCAAAAGCCAGTCTCATCCCTTCCTACTGATGTGGCTTGCGGGTGGGGCATTCGCTATGTTATGGGCACTACAACGTTCAAACTACAATTTTTTCAGTGACCTGCTGATCCTGTCTGTTATCGCGTTGACGGGATTGAGTGCTTTAATTTACTTTTTTAACAGCATGGCCCGCTTCCAGGGAGAACCGCTGTTGATGGTGCGCACGTTGTTTGCCAATCGACGCTACATCGTCGGGTTATTGTTGTTCTCTCTTTGCTATTTGCTGCTGGGGGCCAATAACTATATCATTCCACAAATCCTACAACAGGCTCTGGGATACAGCTGGAGCACGGTGGGGAACTGGCACGCGCTGGGGCTGTCATCCGCGTTAGTCGCCTGGTTGATCATGGGACGCATTATGCCTAAACGTCCCGCCTCAAAAAAATTCTTTGTGACGGGTTTTCTCGCGTTGGCGGCCTATGGCTGGCTGATGTCAGGCCTTACTCCCACGGCCAATATCATGACCGATATTTTACCGGCGCTGCTGTGCAACGGTATATTCATCATGTTGGTGATGGCCACCACCGCCGTGCATACTTTTCGCGAGGTTCAACACAATGAAACCGTGTTCTCTCATGCGCAGCAGGTCAAAAATATGGCAGCGCAGTTCTGTATGGCGCTGGGAATTTCGGCGGCGACCATCGGCATGCAGTGGCGTACCACGGTACACTATGCCGTATTAAACACTTACATCAGTGATAATAACCCGCATTATACCGATGTAATTGAGCAGGTCAGCGCGCTTTATGCCCGTCAGGCCACTACGGCGGTAGCGGATAATATGGCTTTTGCTTGGGTAGCTCAGATGTTGAAGCAACAGGCAACATTGTTGGCCGGCCTTGATTATTTTCTGCTTGTCGCCATGATTGGTGTTGTGGGGGCGATGGTGATGGCTATGCAGCGGTTGATGAAATAG
- a CDS encoding isochorismatase family protein, giving the protein MTANRFTAENSALLLIDHQVGTMQLIKNIDREFAAKQSIALAKMAKILNMPVVITSSQEDHAQGPILPEIAAILPDAHAARIKRPGVVNAWAYPDFRNAVLATGRKNLIMAGVTTDVCLIFPAIDAALEGFAVQAVMDASGSPSDLSEEFARQRMHDAGVVLTATNTLMAEIGDDWSTPVGQQLIGLLFSDVFPALGAGIA; this is encoded by the coding sequence ATGACTGCCAATCGTTTTACTGCCGAAAACTCCGCGTTGCTACTGATCGACCATCAGGTCGGTACCATGCAACTGATCAAAAATATCGATCGCGAATTTGCCGCCAAACAATCAATTGCGCTGGCAAAAATGGCGAAAATACTCAACATGCCGGTTGTGATCACTTCCAGCCAGGAAGACCACGCCCAGGGCCCGATTTTACCTGAAATTGCCGCAATCTTACCTGATGCGCATGCAGCTCGAATCAAACGTCCTGGCGTGGTCAATGCATGGGCTTATCCTGACTTCCGCAATGCGGTGCTCGCTACCGGTCGCAAGAATCTGATCATGGCCGGTGTAACGACTGACGTTTGCCTGATTTTCCCAGCCATTGATGCTGCACTTGAAGGGTTTGCCGTACAAGCGGTTATGGATGCTTCTGGTTCGCCGAGCGATCTTTCCGAAGAATTCGCCCGCCAGCGTATGCATGATGCAGGGGTTGTGCTCACCGCCACCAATACGCTGATGGCTGAAATCGGCGATGACTGGTCAACCCCTGTTGGTCAACAGTTGATCGGTTTGTTGTTCAGCGATGTATTCCCAGCTTTGGGTGCCGGCATTGCCTGA
- a CDS encoding alkene reductase — MNQLFTPVRIGSYVLPNRLVMAPMTRSRADDAGVPSELVPIYYGQRATAGMIITEGVFPAAMGKGYVRSPGIETEAQIAAWQKVTSEVHARGGRIFMQLMHCGRVSHPSLLPENARPVAPSAIKPEGQAWTNSGLMDFVVPHALSVAEIADVVDNYRQATRRALEAGFDGVELHAASGYLPEQFLSSGSNQRSDKYGGSVEGRARFVLEVLAAMVAEAGGERVGIKISPEMNFNSITDTNPQETYEYLVENLQGLNLAYLHVALFGTAVDYHVLLRPRFNGAYLIGSGLDKDTAESLLNDGQADAVVFGSAFLANPDLVARYHQSAALNVADKSTFYSPGAEGYIDYPFLPTTNNV; from the coding sequence ATGAATCAGTTATTTACGCCTGTCCGTATTGGATCGTACGTTTTACCTAACCGCCTTGTCATGGCCCCCATGACCCGTTCCCGCGCCGATGACGCTGGAGTGCCCAGCGAATTGGTCCCGATCTACTATGGACAACGTGCCACTGCCGGCATGATCATCACCGAAGGTGTGTTTCCCGCCGCCATGGGTAAAGGGTACGTTCGTTCTCCAGGGATTGAAACTGAGGCGCAGATCGCTGCTTGGCAAAAAGTGACATCAGAGGTGCATGCGCGCGGTGGCCGTATCTTTATGCAACTGATGCACTGTGGCCGGGTTTCACACCCTTCCCTACTGCCGGAAAATGCGCGGCCAGTCGCCCCTTCAGCCATCAAACCTGAAGGTCAGGCATGGACTAATAGCGGTCTGATGGATTTTGTGGTGCCACATGCACTAAGCGTGGCAGAGATTGCCGACGTGGTCGACAATTATCGTCAGGCAACACGGCGAGCTCTTGAGGCTGGTTTTGATGGTGTTGAACTGCATGCAGCCTCCGGTTATTTGCCAGAACAGTTCTTATCATCCGGTAGCAACCAACGCAGTGATAAATATGGCGGTTCTGTTGAAGGCCGCGCTCGTTTTGTGCTGGAAGTGCTGGCAGCCATGGTTGCCGAAGCCGGCGGCGAACGTGTTGGCATTAAGATTTCACCGGAAATGAACTTCAACAGTATCACAGACACAAACCCTCAAGAAACCTATGAGTATTTGGTCGAAAACCTGCAGGGTCTCAATCTTGCCTACCTGCATGTCGCGCTGTTTGGCACCGCTGTGGACTATCACGTTTTACTGCGCCCTCGCTTCAACGGTGCTTATCTCATCGGCAGCGGGCTCGACAAAGATACGGCTGAATCCTTACTGAACGATGGCCAGGCCGACGCCGTTGTATTTGGTTCGGCCTTCTTGGCCAACCCAGATTTAGTAGCACGCTACCATCAAAGTGCAGCGTTGAATGTCGCAGACAAATCGACGTTCTACAGCCCAGGAGCCGAAGGGTATATCGACTACCCATTTCTGCCAACAACCAACAACGTTTGA
- a CDS encoding pirin family protein, whose translation MMKISFSNVTPMEMQMLSSHFSAARIDIEQLDKFMNPVMGLDHFLMSGPTFAPHPHAGFSAISYLFEDSKGGMLNRDSMGHSFIAQPGDVIWTQAAHGLVHDEVPVQTGQKVHGIQLFVNLRGTNKNLPPEVFHLNASDAPQIGNNGNRVRLLVGCYQTYVSPLKPAEPFLMTDGYYKVEDELVLPPDWRTLFFQLKGDMTINVDGHQRRLQGPGIVGLHNRQITQVKLIPNTDSHLMVLAGPVNNEPVASYGPFIMNNKQEIEAAITRYRNGDMGSLSPRHG comes from the coding sequence ATGATGAAAATTTCATTTTCTAACGTAACTCCTATGGAGATGCAAATGCTCAGCAGTCATTTTTCTGCAGCCCGCATTGATATCGAGCAACTGGATAAATTTATGAACCCAGTCATGGGGCTCGATCATTTTCTGATGAGTGGCCCTACCTTTGCGCCTCACCCACACGCTGGTTTTTCTGCCATTTCTTACCTGTTCGAAGATTCCAAAGGTGGAATGCTCAACCGCGATTCCATGGGGCATAGCTTTATCGCACAACCCGGAGATGTCATTTGGACCCAAGCTGCTCATGGACTTGTCCATGATGAGGTTCCTGTGCAAACAGGTCAAAAGGTCCATGGCATTCAGCTATTTGTTAACCTGAGAGGAACAAACAAAAATCTGCCTCCTGAGGTGTTCCATCTCAATGCGTCGGATGCGCCGCAGATTGGCAACAATGGCAACCGAGTACGTTTGTTAGTCGGCTGTTATCAAACATATGTTTCCCCGCTTAAACCGGCTGAACCTTTCTTGATGACAGATGGTTATTATAAGGTAGAAGATGAGCTTGTGCTTCCGCCAGACTGGCGCACCCTATTCTTCCAGCTTAAAGGCGATATGACGATAAACGTTGATGGACATCAGCGTCGTCTGCAAGGCCCCGGGATAGTTGGTTTGCATAATCGTCAGATCACTCAGGTAAAATTGATACCTAATACGGACTCTCATCTGATGGTACTGGCGGGACCGGTCAATAACGAACCTGTTGCCAGTTACGGCCCGTTTATCATGAACAATAAGCAAGAAATAGAAGCTGCCATAACACGATACCGCAATGGCGATATGGGCAGTCTATCCCCACGTCACGGGTGA